From a region of the Sesamum indicum cultivar Zhongzhi No. 13 linkage group LG3, S_indicum_v1.0, whole genome shotgun sequence genome:
- the LOC105157231 gene encoding uncharacterized protein LOC105157231, whose protein sequence is MSFLTFITGSTKSWQPAMTVDTTTASYWLNWRVLLCSIWVLMSMVFASILISKHECRRNSEEGSTENQQQEEPAGIVYEDEVWRPCLRSIHPGWLLTYRVFAFFVLLLMLILNVAVDGGSIFYFYTQWTFTLITIYFALGSLLSIHGCCRYRNRTEGDQHFDTERGSYGPSTTSQNNATKAMNLNQEPVVRQKAGSLAYVFQIIFQMNAGAVILTDTVFWFILVPFLAIKDYNLNFLIINMHSINAVFLLGETALNCLRFPWFRIGYFFLWTAVYVLFQWIVHACIAIWWPYPFLDLSSSYAPLWYSTVALMHIPCYGIFVLIMKAKHCLLSKWFPQSYRCLQ, encoded by the exons ATGAGTTTCTTGACATTTATAACAGGATCCACAAAATCATGGCAGCCAGCCATGACAGTTGACACAACAACTGCTTCTTATTGGCTGAACTGGAGGGTCTTGCTCTGTTCCATATGGGTTCTAATGTCGATGGTTTTCGCATCGATTCTTATATCGAAGCATGAATGCCGACGAAATTCAGAAGAAGGAAGTACAGAAAACCAGCAACAAGAAGAGCCGGCCGGAATCGTATATGAGGATGAAGTGTGGAGGCCGTGTCTCCGGAGCATCCATCCTGGTTGGCTGCTTACATACAGAGTTTTCGCCTTTTTCGTGCTTCTGCTGATGCTTATCCTGAATGTAGCTGTTGATGGAGGCAGCATATTTTACTTCTACACTCA GTGGACTTTTACGCTGATTACCATTTATTTCGCG CTCGGATCCTTGCTGTCGATACACGGATGTTGTCGGTATAGGAACAGAACTGAAGGCGACCAGCATTTTGACACCGAACGTGGATCTTATGGGCCTTCTACAACTTCACAGAATAATGCAACAAAAGCCATGAACCTCAATCAAGAACCTGTCGTTCGCCAAAAAGCTGGATCATTGGCATATGTTTTCCAAATCATTTTCCAA ATGAATGCTGGAGCTGTAATTCTGACAGATACCGTCTTCTGGTTCATACTTGTTCCATTTCTTGCCATTAAAGATTACAATCTGAATTTT TTGATTATAAACATGCACTCAATCAACGCTGTTTTTCTCCTCGGAGAAACTGCTTTAAATTGCTTG CGGTTCCCTTGGTTTAGAATCGGATACTTTTTCCTCTGGACTGCCGTTTATGTTCTTTTCCAATGGATTGTCCATGCCTGCATCGCGATCTG GTGGCCTTatccttttcttgatttgtcaTCTTCATACGCTCCATTATG GTATTCAACTGTGGCGTTGATGCACATACCGTGCTATGGCATATTCGTTCTAATAATGAAGGCAAAGCATTGTTTGCTGTCAAAATGGTTTCCTCAGTCTTACAGGTGTCTGCAGTAA
- the LOC105157232 gene encoding uncharacterized protein LOC105157232, producing the protein MINGEGAEEKPASAVASPCDPPGDQDSDGGDDLSHYSSCGGESEYERYCSASSVMGTPSFRSSSFQDSDFGSFKSFKLGGESTSFKNLGAERVLSSYQESKCGSGSSKGDEFDCDKGNGTLNLNGRMESFSVSNVDLQGNFDVDGNWGNEVVIENESKGNSEGTARVSAEFVEFGREYCYRSVEKGCDKGEGLEIDGGEDGNLLDEGDASSRYEHSEGEDSMFGYGSDDDRKIDIYYRKNAHLFHGEESGTKENQLVMNSTVAFGSNDWDDFDQESRETPIGSMVWDEIQGGRQTSLPSGISSLSFATANSVTYPNMLLEERHDEVRSTHAAPNQFPAGGQLVESNMNASSTNTNLLKLDSRFEDVKRVLVSGNQVSDMDELSEYLGLSPGHNIFPTNKDPPATEALENEELEIGETESVMKHQDTATSEITAIRHDIVLENRDLEEKKLDPLSECAVNNQNLLPTTSKEVREAKLSEDNSSFEMSSIADTTMSTTMKKNFSFAFDQIEDHFVPAKSRGFELNDFYDEIVNDMEDILLDSGDPPGSRFAHGGRIYQTQFPQPSRDGGSTASTSGTDYAYNWSQQPLKIDRIEVVGARQKKGDVSFSERLVGVQKYTVYKIRVWSGEDHWEVERRYRDFSTLYYRLKKLFADHGWILPSPWSSVGRESRKLFGNASPSVIADRSVLIQECLQSVIHAKFSSGSLNPLIGFLSPSEGMPDSPASDSNASPSPFFNRSTQMENCSTLGQTVSLVVQSRPLKSMKQMLDSQHHKCAGCHRNFDDGRTRLQEFAQTLGWGKPRLCEYSGQLFCSLCHNNDTAVLPARVLHYWDFTQYPVSQLAKSYLDSINDQPMLCVSAVNPLLFSKVPTLQHVANLRNRIRAMLPYVRCPFRRSVYKGLGSRRYLLDSNDFFALRDLINLSKGVFSALPVMVETVSRKIEEHITEQCLLCYDVGVPCSARQDCSNPLSLIFPFQEGEVGKCRSCELVFHKNCIKKIASCPCGARFKLEEMKQSADGVTRSANSNLNLLGGMAESSTGLLSGLFAKVIPGRSQILGKQDTKGVDNVILMGALPNTSL; encoded by the exons ATGATAAACGGGGAGGGGGCTGAGGAGAAACCAGCCTCTGCGGTCGCCTCTCCGTGTGATCCTCCCGGCGATCAGGACTCGGACGGTGGGGATGATTTGTCGCACTACTCCTCCTGCGGAGGGGAATCGGAGTACGAGAGGTACTGTAGTGCCAGCTCGGTGATGGGTACCCCTAGTTTTCGTAGTAGCTCATTTCAAGATTCTGATTTTGGGTCATTCAAAAGCTTCAAACTTGGAGGTGAGAGTACTAGTTTTAAGAATCTTGGGGCAGAACGGGTATTATCGAGTTATCAAGAATCCAAGTGTGGAAGTGGCTCCAGTAAGGGGGATGAGTTTGATTGTGATAAGGGTAACGGGACGTTGAATTTGAACGGGAGGATGGAGAGCTTTTCCGTGAGCAATGTTGATTTGCAGGGAAATTTTGATGTGGATGGTAATTGGGGAAATGAGGTTGTAATAGAGAATGAAAGTAAGGGAAACAGTGAGGGAACTGCGAGAGTTTCAGCTGAGTTTGTGGAGTTTGGTAGGGAGTATTGTTATAGGAGTGTGGAGAAAGGGTGTGATAAGGGAGAGGGGTTGGAAATTGATGGAGGTGAGGATGGGAACTTATTGGATGAAGGTGACGCTTCTTCAAGGTATGAACACTCAGAGGGTGAGGATTCGATGTTTGGATATGGTAGTGATGATGATAGGAAGATTGATATCTATTACAGGAAGAATGCACATCTTTTTCACGGTGAAGAAAGTGGGACAAAAGAAAATCAGCTAGTTATGAATTCCACAGTGGCCTTTGGTTCCAATGATTGGGATGACTTTGATCAGGAAAGCAGAGAGACTCCTATTGGATCAATGGTTTGGGATGAAATTCAGGGCGGAAGACAGACTAGTCTGCCAAGTGGTATTAGCTCCTTAAGTTTTGCTACTGCTAATTCTGTTACATATCCGAATATGCTTTTGGAAGAACGACATGATGAAGTCCGAAGTACTCATGCAGCTCCTAACCAATTTCCTGCTGGTGGTCAACTAGTAGAATCTAATATGAATGCTTCATCCACAAATACCAATCTTTTGAAACTTGACAGTCGATTTGAAGATGTAAAAAGAGTACTTGTTTCAGGTAATCAAGTTAGTGATATGGACGAATTGTCTGAGTATCTTGGACTTAGTCCTGGTCACAATATATTTCCAACAAATAAGGATCCACCAGCAACAGAAGCCCTGGAAAATGAGGAGTTGGAAATTGGTGAAACTGAATCTGTAATGAAACATCAAGACACGGCCACCAGTGAGATCACAGCCATTCGTCATGATATTGTCTTAGAAAATCGGGAtttagaggaaaaaaaattggacccTCTTTCTGAATGTGCAGTCAATAACCAGAATCTGCTTCCAACAACAAGTAAGGAAGTTAGAGAGGCCAAATTATCTGAAGACAACAGTTCCTTTGAAATGTCATCGATTGCTGATACTACTATGAGCACCACAATGAAGAAAAACTTTTCTTTTGCATTTGATCAAATTGAAGATCATTTTGTGCCAGCAAAG AGTAGGGGTTTCGAGTTAAATGATTTCTATGATGAAATTGTTAATGATATGGAAGATATACTACTAGACTCAGGTGATCCCCCTGGGTCTAGGTTCGCCCATGGTGGTAGGATATATCAAACCCAATTTCCTCAGCCATCGAGAGATGGTGGCTCTACTGCTTCTACATCTGGCACAGATTATGCTTATAATTGGAGTCAGCAACCTCTTAAGATTGATAGAATTGAGGTGGTGGGTGCAAGACAAAAGAAAGGTGATGTTTCATTCAGTGAGCGGCTGGTTGGAGTCCAAAAATACACAGTTTATAAGATAAGAGTTTGGAGTGGGGAAGACCATTGGGAGGTGGAGCGCCGTTATCGTGACTTTAGTACTTTGTATTATCGGTTGAAGAAACTATTTGCTGACCATGGCTGGATCCTTCCATCACCCTGGTCTTCTGTTGGAAGAGAATCCAGAAAGCTTTTTGGTAATGCTTCGCCCAGTGTCATTGCTGACAGAAGTGTTCTTATCCAAGAGTGTTTACAATCTGTTATCCATGCTAAATTTTCCTCTGGCTCCCTCAATCCGCTCATTGGTTTCCTCTCTCCATCGGAAGGGATGCCCGATTCTCCTGCATCTGATTCTAATGCATCTCCATCACCATTTTTCAACAGAAGCACACAGATGGAAAATTGTTCGACCTTAGGACAGACTGTTTCCCTTGTTGTACAGAGTCGCCCTTTGAAATCAATGAAACAGATGCTAGATTCACAACATCATAAATGTGCAGGATGCCACAGAAACTTTGATGATGGAAGAACAAGGTTGCAGGAATTCGCGCAGACACTAGGTTGGGGCAAACCTCGTCTTTGTGAATACAGTGGCCAGTTATTCTGCTCTTTGTGCCATAACAATGACACTGCTGTCTTGCCTGCCAGAGTTCTGCATTATTGGGATTTTACTCAATACCCAGTATCTCAGCTGGCTAAATCATATTTGGATTCTATTAATGACCAG CCAATGCTTTGTGTCAGTGCTGTTAATCCTTTGCTGTTTTCAAAAGTTCCAACATTGCAGCATGTGGCAAATCTCAGAAATAGAATAAGAGCAATGTTGCCATATGTCCGCTGCCCTTTCCGTAGATCCGTCTACAAAGGTCTTGGATCTCGGAGATATCTTCTTGATAGCAACGATTTTTTCGCTCTAAGAGACCTGATCAATCTGTCCAAGGGGGTGTTTTCAG CATTACCCGTGATGGTTGAAACTGTCTCTCGTAAAATTGAGGAACATATCACCGAGCAATGCCTTCTGTGCTATGATGTTGGTGTCCCTTGTAGTGCTCGACAAGACTGTAGCAATCCACTTTccctcatttttcctttccaG GAAGGAGAGGTCGGAAAGTGTAGATCTTGTGAATTGGTTTTCCACAAGAATTGCATCAAGAAAATAGCAAGCTGTCCTTGTGGTGCTCGTTTTAAACTGGAGGAGATGAAGCAAAGTGCCGATGGAGTAACCCGTAGTGCAAATAGCAATCTAAATTTACTGGGAGGAATGGCAGAATCGAGTACTGGACTTCTTTCTGGCTTGTTCGCCAAGGTAATTCCAGGAAGGTCTCAGATTCTGGGGAAACAAGACACGAAAGGCGTTGATAACGTTATTCTAATGGGTGCATTGCCGAACACCTCCCTCTGA